A genomic window from Candidatus Methylacidiphilum fumarolicum includes:
- a CDS encoding amino acid permease, whose amino-acid sequence MDLSKPTEKQKLVKSLNAFDLFLLGVGAIIGSGIFVLTGVAAAREAGPALSISFVFAGIVCLFTAFSYAEFASVIHSAGSAYTYAYKMIGRFAGWITGWCLILAYLLTGAVVSIGWSAYMVDLLHALGIPFSSKFAHAPSEGGVMNVPAMGIVFLMSLLLSKGAKESAWFNHFIVGLKLLVILLFIFIASRHIDPSNWTPFMPFGWKGVMGGAAFIFFAYLGFDAVSTTAEEAKNPGKDLPLGIIGSLVFCTFLYILVGLMLTGVVSYRMLDVKDPVAFALIQVGEHLAASIVSIGALGGITSALLVNMYGQSRIFFAMSRDRFLPSFLEKLHPKFNTPYRIILGSGFIMALLSGFTPIQTVAELTNVGALTAFIMVSVSVLVMRKKYPELVAPFRAPGMPWTGILSIVSCFFLIAHLNKIVLMAFVGWLFIGFVMYLFYWENPLDKRKRGLRL is encoded by the coding sequence ATGGATCTTTCGAAACCTACGGAGAAACAGAAGCTAGTAAAATCGCTGAATGCCTTTGATCTTTTTTTGCTTGGAGTTGGAGCGATCATTGGATCAGGAATTTTTGTATTGACAGGAGTTGCAGCAGCAAGGGAAGCAGGCCCAGCATTGAGCATTTCTTTTGTCTTTGCAGGCATTGTATGTCTTTTTACTGCATTCTCGTATGCTGAATTTGCTTCTGTCATTCATTCAGCTGGAAGCGCTTATACCTATGCCTACAAGATGATCGGAAGGTTTGCTGGATGGATTACAGGCTGGTGCTTAATTTTGGCCTATCTTTTGACAGGTGCAGTTGTTTCTATTGGATGGTCGGCGTATATGGTGGATCTACTCCATGCTCTCGGAATCCCTTTCTCATCCAAATTTGCTCATGCTCCATCGGAAGGAGGGGTAATGAATGTTCCAGCAATGGGAATTGTCTTTTTGATGTCCCTTTTACTTTCTAAAGGAGCAAAAGAAAGTGCTTGGTTTAATCATTTTATTGTAGGTTTAAAATTATTGGTAATTCTTTTGTTTATCTTTATTGCCTCTAGACATATTGATCCTTCTAATTGGACCCCTTTTATGCCTTTTGGATGGAAAGGAGTGATGGGAGGAGCGGCATTTATTTTTTTTGCTTATCTAGGGTTTGATGCGGTCTCAACGACAGCAGAGGAAGCTAAGAACCCTGGAAAAGACTTGCCATTAGGGATCATTGGGTCCCTTGTGTTTTGCACTTTCCTTTATATCCTCGTGGGTCTAATGCTTACTGGTGTTGTTTCTTATAGGATGCTGGATGTAAAAGATCCAGTCGCTTTTGCTTTAATACAGGTAGGAGAGCATCTGGCAGCATCGATTGTAAGCATTGGAGCTTTAGGTGGTATCACTTCGGCTCTTCTTGTTAATATGTATGGACAGAGCAGGATATTCTTTGCCATGTCTCGTGATCGGTTTTTACCTTCATTTCTAGAAAAGCTTCATCCTAAGTTCAATACTCCTTACCGAATCATACTTGGTTCAGGTTTTATTATGGCTTTACTTTCTGGTTTTACGCCAATTCAGACAGTTGCTGAGCTTACAAATGTTGGGGCTTTAACAGCATTTATAATGGTCTCGGTATCTGTTTTGGTAATGAGAAAGAAATACCCCGAGCTGGTGGCTCCTTTCAGAGCCCCTGGAATGCCATGGACTGGCATTCTTTCCATTGTCAGTTGTTTCTTTTTAATTGCTCATTTGAACAAGATTGTCCTTATGGCTTTCGTAGGCTGGCTTTTTATTGGTTTTGTCATGTATCTATTTTACTGGGAAAATCCTCTAGATAAAAGAAAGAGAGGATTACGGTTATGA
- a CDS encoding GNAT family N-acetyltransferase, translated as MSDELIIRKATNEDCLKLYFLFKSVVEEQTAYPFSLPFSYADFLNFWNVPPPVWRYCSCLNGIIVGGYLLKPNFIGLGNHIANASFFVAKPYRKRGIGEAMGKHAIENARKQNFQAIQFNYVVSTNYPAINLWLKLGFKIVGTIPKAFRHPIYGCVDVYVMFRELI; from the coding sequence ATGTCCGATGAACTTATCATCAGGAAAGCAACAAATGAGGATTGTTTAAAACTCTATTTTCTTTTTAAATCCGTTGTTGAAGAACAAACTGCTTATCCCTTTTCTCTCCCATTTTCCTATGCCGATTTTCTTAATTTTTGGAATGTTCCTCCACCAGTTTGGAGATATTGTTCCTGCCTTAACGGTATAATTGTCGGCGGTTATCTCCTTAAACCAAACTTTATTGGACTTGGGAATCACATTGCCAATGCTTCCTTTTTTGTTGCCAAACCTTACCGTAAACGGGGCATTGGGGAAGCCATGGGGAAGCATGCGATAGAAAATGCAAGAAAACAAAACTTTCAAGCTATACAATTTAATTATGTTGTCAGTACCAATTATCCAGCAATCAACCTATGGTTAAAACTAGGTTTTAAAATTGTAGGGACAATTCCAAAAGCTTTCCGCCATCCTATCTATGGATGTGTCGATGTGTATGTGATGTTTAGAGAGCTTATTTAG